In Streptomyces sp. NBC_00306, a single genomic region encodes these proteins:
- a CDS encoding SDR family NAD(P)-dependent oxidoreductase → MPSVFLVSGASRGLGREIVRAAAQAGHQVVAGLRNPQALDDLVAEFGDRIAVAPLDVTDAAQAKAAVRTALDRFGGLDVLVNNAGYANIASVEDVDFDDFSAQVDTNLLGVVRLTQAALPVMREQRSGHIVQVSSVGGRLATPGLAAYQSAKWAVGGFSLVLAKEVAPLGIKVTVLEPGGMATDWSGSSMKVAPIRPEYADTVGASAAMHNTDTLTASDPAKVARLLLDVVAMDDPPLRLLVGADAFRYATAAAREQLAADESRRALSESTSADDATAAQLDPLGHGES, encoded by the coding sequence TCCCGGGGCCTGGGGCGCGAGATCGTCCGCGCGGCGGCGCAGGCGGGCCACCAGGTCGTGGCCGGCCTGCGCAACCCGCAGGCCCTGGACGATCTGGTGGCCGAGTTCGGTGACCGGATCGCGGTCGCACCTCTCGATGTCACAGACGCGGCCCAGGCGAAGGCTGCCGTGCGCACCGCCCTCGACCGGTTCGGCGGACTCGATGTGCTGGTGAACAACGCCGGATACGCCAACATCGCCTCTGTCGAGGATGTCGACTTCGACGACTTCTCGGCACAGGTGGACACCAACCTCCTCGGCGTCGTCCGGCTGACCCAGGCCGCGCTGCCGGTCATGCGCGAGCAGCGATCGGGCCACATCGTCCAGGTGTCGTCGGTCGGCGGACGCCTCGCGACCCCCGGCCTTGCCGCGTACCAGAGCGCCAAGTGGGCCGTGGGCGGCTTCTCCTTGGTGCTCGCCAAGGAGGTCGCGCCGCTGGGCATCAAGGTCACCGTGCTGGAGCCGGGCGGGATGGCGACCGACTGGTCGGGGTCGTCCATGAAGGTGGCGCCGATACGGCCCGAGTACGCCGACACCGTGGGTGCCTCGGCGGCCATGCACAACACGGACACGCTGACTGCCAGCGACCCGGCGAAAGTGGCCCGCCTGCTCCTCGACGTCGTGGCCATGGACGATCCGCCCCTGCGTCTCCTCGTCGGCGCGGACGCCTTCCGCTACGCGACGGCCGCCGCACGCGAGCAACTCGCCGCGGATGAGAGCCGGCGCGCGCTGAGCGAGTCCACCAGCGCCGACGACGCGACGGCGGCCCAGTTGGACCCCCTGGGCCACGGCGAGAGCTGA